The Fimbriimonas ginsengisoli Gsoil 348 genome window below encodes:
- a CDS encoding DinB family protein — translation MVTIHDHLKARFAFTRQDLEQVLGRLKDSDLPWAPREGMPTIADLLLEIANKEKETLVWVQKGVWPDEDPDAFDTQSATLHKIRSTFGLLRTATYAYIDSLSEAELEESVHSPERWWEAMRQTECPLSEVLRNIAVHEWYHTAQLVTYLWLRGDDPKHW, via the coding sequence ATGGTGACGATCCACGACCATCTAAAAGCGAGGTTTGCCTTTACGAGGCAAGACCTGGAACAAGTGCTCGGAAGGCTAAAGGATTCCGATCTCCCATGGGCGCCTCGGGAAGGCATGCCGACCATCGCCGATCTGTTGCTGGAGATCGCCAACAAGGAGAAGGAGACCCTGGTATGGGTCCAGAAAGGGGTCTGGCCGGACGAAGACCCCGACGCCTTCGATACTCAGTCGGCGACCCTGCATAAGATCCGGTCCACGTTCGGATTGCTGAGAACGGCAACGTATGCCTACATCGACTCGCTGAGTGAGGCAGAGCTCGAGGAGTCGGTTCACAGTCCGGAGAGGTGGTGGGAGGCGATGAGGCAGACCGAGTGCCCCCTAAGCGAAGTCCTCCGAAATATCGCCGTCCACGAGTGGTACCACACGGCGCAACTCGTCACCTACCTTTGGCTTCGGGGCGACGATCCTAAACATTGGTAG